GCCTTTAAAAATGGTGGCAGCAGCAGCGGTCATTAAAAACCCGTGGGCAGGGCAAGGTTATGTAGAAAACCTAACACCGGAAATTCGTCGCATTGCGCCGATCTTAAGTGAGCACTTAACCAAGCTTATTCTTGATGAAGTCGGTTCGGGCGAGGCTGTTGAAGCTTTTGGTAAAAGTGCAGTGGTGGGCTTAAATGGTGAACTTGAGCATGCATCAGCTTTAATTCACACCTTACATTTTGGTAATACTTACCGTAGCGCTGTCGGTGCGAAATCTTATTTGGCATTTAACAATACCCGTGGCCCAGCAAATGCGCCGATTTTAATTCCAATGATGGATAAAAATGACGAAGGCCGCCGTTCTCATTACTTAACATTGCAATTTGCAATTCCAGATGCACCTGCTGCCGACGAACTGGTTGTTGTGATTGGTGCAGCAACAGGTGGTCGGCCACATCATCGTATTGGTGATCGTTATAAAGATTTGGAAGAGTTAGGTCATGATGTCAAAAACCCTGCAGCTGTCAAATAACCGTATTGCTCACTATTTTGAGCAAGGCGAAGGAGAGCCTCTGGTTCTGATCCATGGAGTGGGAATGCAAGCTGCGGCATGGTATCCACAAATTGAATATTTTTCTAAACATTATCATGTGATTTCAGTAGATATGCCGGGACATGGTCAAAGCACCAAATTACCGGCAGACGCAAAATTACAAGATTTTGTTGAATGGACCATCGAATTTATTACAGCCTTAAAATTAGGCCCGGTAAATTTAGCAGGGCATTCAATGGGCTCGCTAATTACCACAGGCGTCAGTGTTACCCGTCCTGATTTAGTTAAACGGATGGCTGTACTCAATGGTGTGTATAAACGGACACCACAGGCGCGTCATGCAGTCATCCAAAGAGCTGAAGAGTTAAAAACAGGCCGTATTGATGTTGAGACTCCGCTACAGCGCTGGTTTGGCGAAAGTGAAGTCGAGCGTATAGCTGCTGCCAAAGTAAAAACTTGGCTCGAAAATGTCGACTTGTCTGGTTATACCACTGCGTATTCTGCGTTTGCACAAGGCGATGAAACCTATGCAGATGACTGGTCAAAGATCACTTGTCCTGCTTTGGTGTTGACCGGTACGGATGATCCGAATTCAACTGCAGAAATGGCATTACAGATGGCAAAACAGGCAAAGCATGGCACTGCAATTGTCATTGAAAATGAACGTCACATGGTGAACTTAACTGCACCTGACAAAGTGAATAATGCAATGCAAGCGTGGTTGGAAACCAGCGTTTAATTTGCTACACATTGCTGAAGGAATATAACAATGAGTGAAATGGATACGATTAATAAAATGCGTGAACTTCGTGATGCTTTCGGGTCATTTATGACAGGCGTTACGGTGGTCACAACCTGTAAAGAAGATGGAACGCCACTTGGCTTTACAGCGAACTCTTTTGCTTCGGTGTCTTTGGACCCAGCTTTACTTCTCGT
The window above is part of the Acinetobacter baumannii genome. Proteins encoded here:
- a CDS encoding amino acid synthesis family protein; the encoded protein is MELIRKTVLHVETTYVDGGKEAAKPLKMVAAAAVIKNPWAGQGYVENLTPEIRRIAPILSEHLTKLILDEVGSGEAVEAFGKSAVVGLNGELEHASALIHTLHFGNTYRSAVGAKSYLAFNNTRGPANAPILIPMMDKNDEGRRSHYLTLQFAIPDAPAADELVVVIGAATGGRPHHRIGDRYKDLEELGHDVKNPAAVK
- a CDS encoding alpha/beta fold hydrolase, whose product is MMSKTLQLSNNRIAHYFEQGEGEPLVLIHGVGMQAAAWYPQIEYFSKHYHVISVDMPGHGQSTKLPADAKLQDFVEWTIEFITALKLGPVNLAGHSMGSLITTGVSVTRPDLVKRMAVLNGVYKRTPQARHAVIQRAEELKTGRIDVETPLQRWFGESEVERIAAAKVKTWLENVDLSGYTTAYSAFAQGDETYADDWSKITCPALVLTGTDDPNSTAEMALQMAKQAKHGTAIVIENERHMVNLTAPDKVNNAMQAWLETSV